A window of Acidobacteriota bacterium genomic DNA:
TGGAAAGACTTCAGTAAAGCAGGTGGCGGCTTTGATCGAGCAATGCGATTTGCTCGTGTGCAACGACAGCGGACTGATGCACGCGGCGGTAGCCGTGGGAACGCCGGTGGTCGCGATCTACGGTCCGACGGACATTCGGCGCACGGCGCCGCTTGGGGACCAACACACCGTGATTCGGCACGAGCTGCCGTGCAGCCCTTGCTTCAAGCTCGAAGGCGATGATCAGGTGCATGCGTGTTCTCATCACGATTGCCTGATGACCATCGCGCCCGAAGAGGTCTTTAGAGCGATCGCTCGCATTTGGGACGAGGGAAGCGGGTATGCGCTTCGCAACTCGAGAGTCAACATCGTGCTCAGCGGTTGAATGGTTCTTGCGAGGTCTGATCGCAGCCGCCCACACCCAATGACGCTTGCTCGCCGCTCTAGGTGGCCTGTAGAATTACGGACTTTTGACAGATGGTGGTAGAACGAGATTGGGTATTAGGTTCGGATTAAATCGCTGAACAGCCCTTCAAGAAATTTCAGGGTCCCGAGTTCAGGGTTCCTGGTTCCTCAAACCCTGAACTACGAACCCGGAACTCTGAACCGTTGTTCTTTTCCTGGAGGGTATGTTCAGCCTTTTGAATTCATAATGAAATATTTCCCAATAATAGCGCTGATTGTGATGCCGGTTCTTCTTTCCGGCGGCTGCGCGCCTTCGAAGAGTGCTCACGCGGCAAAGCCGGAAATGACGCGCTGCCAGAGCGAGTTGAGCACCATTCCAGAGGTGGCGGCGGCGTTAATGAAAGCGCGAAGCAAGAAGCCGGGTGACGCCGAAGAGTCGGTTGAAGGCATGGAAATCGCGCTGACAATAAATCGCATGGTCCGAACCAAAGTCGAACCTGACCGAGATCAGGATGACTGGTGCTACACCGAAAACACGGTTGAGAACTTCCAGAAGCTGGTGCACGCGCTCAAAGATAATGATCTCCCGCCGACGGTGGACTTCCTTGCCGGCGAGTCGCTTGATCCGGCCGTGCAGGAAGAATGGCTGGCCAGCGGCAACCTCATCGGCAGTATGACCTACGCGGGCTGGAGCGTTAAGAAGAGGACCGCGCAGGAGTTCATAACCGCCCTGACCAGGAACGAACAAGCGCTCGCGCCGCTATGGAGCAAGTTCGAAAGAAAGCACAAGTACTTTCGTTATCCGGGTCTGAAGCTGGGGATGGACGATCAAAGGCCGCGCGAGATACGCGCTTTCTTAATCCAGAACGGCTACGTTGAAGTGCCGGCGACGATCGATTCGCGAGACGACTATTTCAGTCAACCTTATTGCGCCGCGCTGGCTCGAGGGGATCAGGTGTGCGCCAACTTCATTGCCGCAACGTTCAAGTCGTGTTTGCTTGATAAAACGATGAAGGCGCGGGCGGCGGCTCGGGATATCGCAGGCCGAGACGTGAAGCAGATATTGATGATACAGGCGAACCAGCTTACGAGCGATTTGTTGGCCGAGCTGCTGCGCTCGTACAAGGCAATGGGTGTGCGATTCATATCTCTCGACGAAGCCCTGCGTGATCCGTTCTATGCGACCGAGGATGTGACCAACACCGCGAATCAGATAATCTGGAAGACAAGGCGGGCGCAGTTGGGTGCAACGGCGGCAGCAGAACAATGAACCTGGGAGCGCAGGCATCCCTGCCTGCTTGGCGTTGCGCAAGATGCAGGCAGGCAAGGATGCCTGCGCTCCCGTGGGAAGCACAAATGAGTAACCATCCAAGCATCAGCGTTTTCTTTCCAGCCTACAACGATGCTGGAACGATCGCCAGCATGGTGGTGCTCGCGGATCGGACACTCAGAAAGCTGACTGACGACTATGAAGTGATCGTGGTAAACGATGGGAGCGGTGATCATACCGCGCAAGTGCTGTCCGAGATGGAATCGCTGTATCCCAGGCTTCGAGTGATTCATCACCCGGCGAACAGAGGATATGGCAGTGCGCTGCGGACCGGCTTTGCCAGCGCGTCCAAGGAGTTGATCTTTTACACCGACGGCGACGCCCAGTACGACGTGCGCGAGTTAGAAAAACTTGTGCCGCTTATGACCGGCGAGGTCGAGGTGGTCAACGGCTACAAGATCAGCCGCTCCGACCCGCTGCACCGGATCATAATCGGGGGTATTTATCGCTGGCTGGTCAGGTTCGCATTTGGAATAAAGATCCGGGACGTTGACTGCGATTTCAGGCTGGTGCGCCGCGCAAGCTATAACCGCGTTCGGCTCTCATCGACGAGCGGAACAATCTGCGTCGAGATGATAAAGAGTTTTCAGCATGCAGGGCTTCGTTTCGCGGAAGCGCCGGTTAATCACTATCATCGAGCCTACGGCAAGTCGCAATTCTTCAACTTCAGGCGCTTGTTCAAGACCTTTCGAGACTTGAGCGTTCTGTGGTGGCGGCTGGTGATAATGCGAAAAGCGCAGATCGTACATCCCGCAGAAGTGACTGCCCAAGCCATTTCTGCGTCTGAAGAAGCCCGGGAAAAGTAAATCAGTCCTGGGAGCGCAGGCATCCTTGCCTGCTTGGCGTTGCGGGAGAAGAGGCAGGCAGGGATGCCTCTTCTTTCAGGACGACATTCATTCCTGGCTGGTCATCCGTAATTCATATGCGAGATGAAGAGTACCGCGCGATGTTTGAGCTGGAGGAACGCCTGTGGTGGTACGAGGGCATGCGCGCGATCACCGCTTCGTTGCTGGGCCCAGGGCTCGGAGACAAGGAAGATCTGCGGCTGTTGGATGTAGGCTGCGGCACCGGTTACTCGCTTGTCTGGTTGCGTGATCGCTTCAGACTCGCCGAAGTTTACGGAGTCGATCTGTCTCCGCACGCCGCCGCGTTCTGGCGGGCGCGCGAGCTTGACACTGTAGCGTTGGCATCTGTGGACAAGCTGCCGTTCGGCGAATGCGAGTTTGACCTGGTAACGTGCTTCGATGTGATTTATCAACTGAACGATGAGCGGGCCAGCGCTGCCGTCTCCGAGATGCATCGGGTGCTTAAGCCCGGCGGGTTGCTGTTTATTCGCGAGCCGGCTTACCAGTGGATGCGCGGCGCTCACGACGTCGCGGTTGGCACGCACCGGCGCTACACGCTGACCGACTTGCGGCGGTTGCTGCGCGCACACGGGTTCAAGCCGCGGCGATCTACTTATGCGAACACGCTGTTGTTCTGGCTGGCCGCTCCTCATCGCTTGTTGTCACGGCTTCGGGGCAGCACCGAGTCCGATGTAAAGCAAGTTCCGCAATTGTTGAACAGCGTTCTCTGCGCAGCACTCAGGCTAGAAGCGCGCATGCTGGGCCGCGTAGGGTTCCCTTTCGGGTTATCGGCGATTGCACTGGTCGAGAAAGAGTCCCGATGAAAGCGAACGCCCGGCTTCGGAGCTCCGGCGATCGTGCTTATCGATAGAATGGGCCGCTATTGAACGTCGAGGGCAAGATAAGGCGGAATGATACAAGAAGCATCACATCAGACGTTGCTCGCCGAACCAAGCCGTAAGAGTCGGCTTGAGCAGCTGGGATCGCGGCTCAAGAAGATGAAATTGGGCGTCGTGCTCGCGCTTGTTGCCTTCCTCGCTGGCGCTGGCGTGATGCTGATGTACAGCCCGCTGCGCCATATGGAAGCTGGCGATTCCGCCGTTTACGATTACATGGCGCAAAGCATCGTGCGCGGTCAGATTCCCTATCGGGATGCAATAGACAGTAAGGGGCCCGGCAGCCTTTATCTGAGCGCGTTGGTGATGTTGATCGGCAAAGCCGTTGGAGTGCAAGACATCCTGGCGGTGCGGCTGTTTTACGTTGTGCTCACCGGCTTGTTGTGTACGATCACGTACCTGGTCGCCGAAGCTTATCTTCGCAGCCGCCTGGCAGCAGTCATCGCATTCTTAATCCCGCTAGTGTCAGAGCACTTTGCGGAGATGATGATAGAGGGAACGCGCCCGAAGCTGCCGATGATTCTATGCGGAATGGTGACCCTCCTATTGATTGCCAAAGACAGACCGTTTTGGGCCGGGCTCTTCTCCATGCTCTCGTGCCTATGCTGGCAGCCGGGCTTGGCGTTTACCGGCACCGCCGTGCTGATGTTCTCACGCTACCTGACTAGCTGGCGCGATCTGCGAGCGCTTAAAGTTCTGGCGGGCGCGGCCATCCCTCTGGCGGTAGTTCTCTTATGCTTTTATTCCGTTGGCGCTCTCGGCGACTTGTGGATGTGGACGGTTCACTACAACTACGCGGTCTACATGCCCGAGGCAAAAGTGCCGGCGAATGTTGCGCTCGCCCAAGTCTGGCGTTTAACAACCCAGGCGATGGGTGCGAACATTATTTGGGTCAAGCTGAGCATTGCGGGATTTGTGATTTATGCCATCGAGCGACTGTGGAGGAGGCTCAGAGAGAAGAAAGTGCTCGCAGTCCCAGACTTGTTCAGAGACGCGATCTTGATTCCTCCAGTGGTGCACCTGGCATTCTGCGTGGTCAACTGGCAGGGTCAGGAGTGCCTGATTCCTCTCTTCCCGTTCATCGGCATTTTTGCCGGATACTTCGTCGTAGCAGTCGCGCGGATGATCATATCGATCCCACTCATCGGTAGAAACCGTTTCGCCCTTCGGCTAGTTGAATGTGCGCCAATGATTCCGGTGCTCCTCATTGTGTTATCGGTGATCAATCACGCCAGAGTTTATGAACTCGAGCCTGGCGGAACGCTGCAGGATCAGGAGGCAGAGTTCAAAGCGGTCTCCGACATCCTTGAGCCGAACGACAAGATCTATGTTCACGGCACACTCGAGCTGCTGGTGCTGCTTAATAGACCCAATTTGAATCAGTACATATTTCTGCCCTACGGGAAGGACGAATATATCGGCTCGAAGTTGCCCGGCGGATTCAAGCAAATCCTGGCTGAAATGGAAGCCCAGGCCCCGAAGGTTATTGCTCTATCCCGCCTGCGGACAGTGTCGCATCAAGG
This region includes:
- a CDS encoding polysaccharide deacetylase family protein; the encoded protein is MKYFPIIALIVMPVLLSGGCAPSKSAHAAKPEMTRCQSELSTIPEVAAALMKARSKKPGDAEESVEGMEIALTINRMVRTKVEPDRDQDDWCYTENTVENFQKLVHALKDNDLPPTVDFLAGESLDPAVQEEWLASGNLIGSMTYAGWSVKKRTAQEFITALTRNEQALAPLWSKFERKHKYFRYPGLKLGMDDQRPREIRAFLIQNGYVEVPATIDSRDDYFSQPYCAALARGDQVCANFIAATFKSCLLDKTMKARAAARDIAGRDVKQILMIQANQLTSDLLAELLRSYKAMGVRFISLDEALRDPFYATEDVTNTANQIIWKTRRAQLGATAAAEQ
- a CDS encoding glycosyltransferase family 2 protein; translated protein: MSNHPSISVFFPAYNDAGTIASMVVLADRTLRKLTDDYEVIVVNDGSGDHTAQVLSEMESLYPRLRVIHHPANRGYGSALRTGFASASKELIFYTDGDAQYDVRELEKLVPLMTGEVEVVNGYKISRSDPLHRIIIGGIYRWLVRFAFGIKIRDVDCDFRLVRRASYNRVRLSSTSGTICVEMIKSFQHAGLRFAEAPVNHYHRAYGKSQFFNFRRLFKTFRDLSVLWWRLVIMRKAQIVHPAEVTAQAISASEEAREK
- a CDS encoding methyltransferase domain-containing protein, with amino-acid sequence MFELEERLWWYEGMRAITASLLGPGLGDKEDLRLLDVGCGTGYSLVWLRDRFRLAEVYGVDLSPHAAAFWRARELDTVALASVDKLPFGECEFDLVTCFDVIYQLNDERASAAVSEMHRVLKPGGLLFIREPAYQWMRGAHDVAVGTHRRYTLTDLRRLLRAHGFKPRRSTYANTLLFWLAAPHRLLSRLRGSTESDVKQVPQLLNSVLCAALRLEARMLGRVGFPFGLSAIALVEKESR
- a CDS encoding DolP-mannose mannosyltransferase, translating into MIQEASHQTLLAEPSRKSRLEQLGSRLKKMKLGVVLALVAFLAGAGVMLMYSPLRHMEAGDSAVYDYMAQSIVRGQIPYRDAIDSKGPGSLYLSALVMLIGKAVGVQDILAVRLFYVVLTGLLCTITYLVAEAYLRSRLAAVIAFLIPLVSEHFAEMMIEGTRPKLPMILCGMVTLLLIAKDRPFWAGLFSMLSCLCWQPGLAFTGTAVLMFSRYLTSWRDLRALKVLAGAAIPLAVVLLCFYSVGALGDLWMWTVHYNYAVYMPEAKVPANVALAQVWRLTTQAMGANIIWVKLSIAGFVIYAIERLWRRLREKKVLAVPDLFRDAILIPPVVHLAFCVVNWQGQECLIPLFPFIGIFAGYFVVAVARMIISIPLIGRNRFALRLVECAPMIPVLLIVLSVINHARVYELEPGGTLQDQEAEFKAVSDILEPNDKIYVHGTLELLVLLNRPNLNQYIFLPYGKDEYIGSKLPGGFKQILAEMEAQAPKVIALSRLRTVSHQGDLLQWAAEHYDKLPVGFAHNSVYVRKQP